One part of the Borrelia hispanica CRI genome encodes these proteins:
- a CDS encoding BlyA family holin, giving the protein MNDIDTNNLIQLLLDIDGTKLLIISGLILGTVLLLKPVLKDILHILIDKFKNKNKQNNNDNNDWGQI; this is encoded by the coding sequence AATTTAATACAACTTTTACTTGATATTGATGGTACTAAGTTATTAATTATTTCTGGTTTAATTTTGGGTACTGTACTCTTACTTAAACCTGTGCTTAAAGATATATTACATATCTTAATAGACAAATTTAAAAACAAAAATAAACAAAATAATAATGATAATAATGATTGGGGTCAGATATGA